DNA from Verrucomicrobiia bacterium:
TTCCGCGGCATTAGGCAATTCTGCGATATCGCGAAAGCCAAAAAATTCTAAGAAGAAAGGTGTTGTCTGGTAAATTAAAGGTCGCCCTGGCGTTTCAGCTTTGCCAGCAATTGCAATCAAGCCGCGCTCCATCAATTTGGCTAACATCGCATCGCATGCTACACCACGAACCCCTTCTACTTCAGCGCGAGAAATCGGTTGGCGATAAGCAATAATTGCCAAAGTTTCCAAAGCGGCCAAACTCAAACGCGTTCCAACATTCGGCGCGCGCAATTGGCGCAACCAAAGCCCATATTCCGGCTTAGAAATAAAACGGTAACCCTCCGCCACCTCTTCCAACAGAAATCCCCGCTCTGATTGCTGCAAGTCTTGCTGCAATTTTTGTAAAATCTCGATTATTTCATTTTCTTTAATCCCGCTAAACGCTTTAGCCGTTTCAGCTCCTTCCAATTGAGCGGTTTCTTTCAAAAGTTTAACGATATCTCGAACCGATAGAGGTTCGGTTGCGGCAAATAACAAGGCTTCAATTAAAGAGGATAATATCATAACACACGACTTAAGATAATTTCACCAAACACTTCGCTTTGCTGCAATTGCAATTGTTTGATTTTTGCCAATTCCAAAATTGCCAAGAAAGTTACCACCACTTCAGGGCGTGACATAGTTTCTTGAAATAATTCGCTAAATAAAATGTTTTCTCGCATCCGAAGCTGCTGAGTAATAAGCTCAATTTTTTCTGCAACCGTAAAACGATCCGCCTCAATAAACTCGGTTCTTTCTCGTTGCGCAATACGATCCAGCACCCGCTGCAAAGCGGTTAATAAATCAAAAGCGGTCACCTCGCCTAAGCGCATGGGTGAAACATCAGAATCCGTGAAAGATTCCGAATCACCGCGTGCAAACATCATTTCTCGAACTGCACCCAAATCGCCTAATTGTTCGGCCGCTTCTTTAAATTTCTTGTATTCAACCAACTGACGCACCAACTCCCAACGCGGATCCTCCTCTTCTACCTCCTCCTCCGGTAACTGTTGGTCTACTGGCAAAAGCATACGACTTTTAATATAAAGCAGTGTAGCGGCCATCACCAAATATTCGCCAGCGATCTCCAGATTCATGCCTTCCATAGCACGAAGATACTCCAAATATTCACGCGTAATTTTTTCAATCGGAATATCGTAAATATCGAGCTCATCGCGTTTAATGAGATACAAAAGCAGATCCAACGGCCCTTCAAAAACTGGCAATTTCACTTGCCATAACTCTTTTTGTTCTAAACTCAACATAATCCAACAGCTTTTCGAATTTTTCTTAGCATAGGTTGAGCGACGTGACGCGCTTTTTCAGCACCCTCTTGCAAAATTTTTTCCACTTTTTGAGGATCGGTTAATAGATCTGTTCGTTTTTCTCGATAAGACGCTAGCGAATTCCATAATGCTTCGAATAATTGCTTTTTATATTCGCCATAGCCCACCCCACCTTTTTGAAACGATTCTTTCATGGTATCAATCTCAGTTTGAGAAGCAACTAAAGCATAAAGTTGTAAAATAATAGAATCTTCAATGGGTTTAGGTTGCTCCATGGGCGTGGAATCAGTTTTAATACCCATCACCTTTTTTCGGAAAATTTTTTCTTCATCAGAAAGAAAAATACCGTTGTTATAAGATTTTGACATTTTTTGGCCATCCACTCCCAACACCGTGGCCACTTCAGATTGGATTCTGGGCTCTGGCAATTTAAACGTGACACCAAACCGCTCATTAAATTTAATCGCAATATCGCGAGCAACCTCGACA
Protein-coding regions in this window:
- the scpB gene encoding SMC-Scp complex subunit ScpB, with the translated sequence MILSSLIEALLFAATEPLSVRDIVKLLKETAQLEGAETAKAFSGIKENEIIEILQKLQQDLQQSERGFLLEEVAEGYRFISKPEYGLWLRQLRAPNVGTRLSLAALETLAIIAYRQPISRAEVEGVRGVACDAMLAKLMERGLIAIAGKAETPGRPLIYQTTPFFLEFFGFRDIAELPNAAELGRVLMEKVKQEIPEENAEESKEENIETKSQDESETVEATDRQDRSKPLEVTQ
- a CDS encoding segregation/condensation protein A, translating into MLSLEQKELWQVKLPVFEGPLDLLLYLIKRDELDIYDIPIEKITREYLEYLRAMEGMNLEIAGEYLVMAATLLYIKSRMLLPVDQQLPEEEVEEEDPRWELVRQLVEYKKFKEAAEQLGDLGAVREMMFARGDSESFTDSDVSPMRLGEVTAFDLLTALQRVLDRIAQRERTEFIEADRFTVAEKIELITQQLRMRENILFSELFQETMSRPEVVVTFLAILELAKIKQLQLQQSEVFGEIILSRVL
- the trpS gene encoding tryptophan--tRNA ligase; the protein is MRILSGIQPSGRLHLGNYFGMMRPAIELQNQGEAFYFIANYHALTTVFEAKALKNQTFEVALDFLAAGLDPEKAVLFRQSDVPEVTELAWILSTLTPMGLLERCHSYKDKLARGIQPSHGLFAYPVLMAADILIYDSDVVPVGKDQKQHVEVARDIAIKFNERFGVTFKLPEPRIQSEVATVLGVDGQKMSKSYNNGIFLSDEEKIFRKKVMGIKTDSTPMEQPKPIEDSIILQLYALVASQTEIDTMKESFQKGGVGYGEYKKQLFEALWNSLASYREKRTDLLTDPQKVEKILQEGAEKARHVAQPMLRKIRKAVGLC